The following proteins are encoded in a genomic region of Arachis ipaensis cultivar K30076 chromosome B02, Araip1.1, whole genome shotgun sequence:
- the LOC107625416 gene encoding uncharacterized protein LOC107625416 → MEFFDLNVPYEKPSPGIGKTSIEANRTKIAVKAMELGYTGIAYNRTVEGVLSDKLRCSIKPLSISSLLNILPSLPLSAKLHRDLLRIPLSTPFHQYTRITVCVDNPFQTNAAYCDNPILKTYDLVAIKPSNQITFDMACQRSEVDIITIDFSKKLPFKIKQNMVKAAAERGVCFEVSYSGVLTDAEIRRPWIYGAKCLMEWTRRRNVIISSGAPSVNDLRGPCDVANLLSLLGLSKERAKDAISKNCRNLLVKALRKRRFYKSAIRVEPLLITATSNSEEDLREELLKWDPLSSEGGIPLNNSAKCFSSKSSEASKKAKSIDFASLVGSMPFHGFQVKDFLPANNASAVVPDGEKVSQSTPAINNSTEQPIRQGESLVSDAMEADQVVTTTYNYNEMDNPTCARELEKNSTDLGDDCTTIESKAHVSQSNLGALSITMDTLIQNEKDDQQKFLQDANRDDEQAGKLETDAVGLDEMETEEDGSAVVTRQLQHATTKDQTVGGVSTEFNQVPVESISGRSREKRKKNSCTTF, encoded by the exons ATGGAGTTCTTCGACCTAAACGTCCCGTACGAGAAACCCTCACCAGGCATCGGCAAAACCTCCATTGAAGCTAACCGAACCAAGATTGCCGTGAAGGCCATGGAACTTGGCTACACCGGAATCGCCTACAACCGCACCGTCGAGGGTGTCCTCTCCGATAAACTGCGGTGCTCCATCAAACCTCTCTCCATCTCCTCTCTCCTCAACATTCTCCCTTCTCTCCCACTCTCCGCCAAGCTCCACCGCGACCTCCTCCGTATCCCGTTGTCCACCCCTTTCCATCAGTACACGCGCATCACCGTCTGCGTCGACAATCCCTTCCAAACCAACGCCGCCTACTGCGATAACCCTATTCTCAAGACCTACGACCTCGTCGCCATTAAGCCCTCCAATCAGATCACATTCGATATGGCATGCCAGAGATCGGAg GTAGACATCATTACGATTGATTTTTCGAAGAAGTTGCCATTTAAAATTAAGCAGAACATGGTTAAAGCCGCTGCTGAG CGAGGGGTCTGCTTTGAAGTCAGTTACTCTGGTGTTTTAACTGATGCCGAAATAAGGAGGCCTTGGATCTACGGTGCTAAG TGTTTGATGGAGTGGACTCGGAGAAGAAACGTTATAATTTCAAGTGGGGCTCCTTCAGTGAATGATCTTAGAGGACCTTGTGATGTCGCAAACTTGTTATCATTATTGGGACTCTCCAAGGAGCGAGCTAAAGATGCTATTTCTAAAAATTGTAG GAATCTTTTGGTAAAAGCTTTAAGGAAAAGACGGTTTTACAAAAGCGCAATAAGAGTGGAACCATTATTAATAACTGCAACATCGAATTCTGAGGAGGATCTGCGTGAAGAGTTACTAAAGTGGGATCCTCTCTCCAGTGAAGGTGGCATCCCCTTGAATAACTCGGCAAAGTGTTTTTCATCAAAATCTTCTGAAGCATCAAAAAAGGCGAAATCCATTGACTTTGCTTCACTTGTTGGCAGCATGCCATTTCATGGTTTTCAAGTGAAGGATTTCTTACCTGCAAATAATGCTTCCGCCGTCGTCCCAGATGGTGAAAAGGTCAGTCAGTCAACACCTGCAATTAACAACTCAACTGAGCAGCCTATCAGGCAAGGTGAAAGCTTAGTATCTGATGCTATGGAAGCAGACCAGGTAGTGACGACAACATACAATTATAATGAGATGGACAATCCTACTTGTGCCAGAGAGTTAGAAAAAAATTCTACTGATTTGGGTGATGATTGCACTACCATTGAATCTAAAGCACATGTTTCACAATCAAACTTGGGCGCTCTCAGCATCACGATGGATACTTTGATACAAAATGAGAAAGACGATCAGCAGAAATTTCTGCAAGATGCCAACCGTGATGATGAACAAGCTGGTAAACTTGAAACTGATGCTGTTGGACTTGATGAGATGGAAACTGAAGAGGATGGTTCTGCAGTTGTAACACGTCAATTGCAACATGCGACGACAAAAGATCAAACTGTTGGTGGAGTGAGCACCGAATTCAATCAAGTCCCAGTTGAGTCCATATCAG GTCGATCAAGAGAGAAGCGCAAAAAAAACTCCTGCACCACCTTTTGA